From a single Nicotiana tomentosiformis chromosome 2, ASM39032v3, whole genome shotgun sequence genomic region:
- the LOC104120132 gene encoding uncharacterized protein, giving the protein MKLEPSMEQSTIGSSRRRDDGDFNLREWTLKAKISRENTNSRRFSASYIRSFREDAKSFRSNISISSTASSPGYTLREEIDPSTYSFTAALKALQAKTIYSWEYMSPDGLALNSKWNEAEKYICNPLSGEVPLECLSAKTLSGRSFRQLTSKITMSAPLIYPSQFQTRQFQTKPPTKVVPHLPTHEVEFQIPSKEKKGSITRDVGIQSSNPAYISSRSPSPARTPSIEERSTKRCEADADDSPMTTPELKSEKLVEVKETRREEDTKRNGEQVEERNTNNYKGKQSSSKSRYREIGAGCLSWRSLCMREKKHNSTSCKSIRKKKKKNNIFLCHINGC; this is encoded by the exons ATGAAACTAGAACCTAGCATGGAACAGTCAACTATTGGAAGTTCAAGAAGAAGAGATGATGGAGACTTCAACTTAAGAGAATGGACTCTAAAGGCCAAAATTAGCAGAGAAAATACCAATTCAAGAAGATTTTCAGCTTCTTATATTAGAAGTTTCAGAGAAGATGCTAAGTCTTTTAGATCAAACATATCTATTTCAAGTACTGCTTCTTCCCCTGGCTACACCTTAAGAG AAGAAATTGACCCTTCAACTTATTCTTTTACCGCTGCCCTTAAAG CATTGCAGGCAAAAACAATATATAGTTGGGAATACATGTCACCAGATGGATTGGCTCTAAATTCCAAGTGGAATGAGGCTGAGAAATATATCTGTAATCCCTTATCGGGAGAAGTTCCTTTGGAATGTCTATCTGCGAAAACACTAAGTGGGAGATCATTTCGCCAATTAACCAGCAAAATCACCATGTCTGCACCTTTGATTTATCCTTCTCAATTTCAGACTCGACAATTCCAAACAAAACCTCCTACAAAAGTAGTACCTCATTTGCCTACACATGAAGTTGAATTCCAAATTCCAAGCAAAG agAAGAAGGGTAGCATTACTAGAGATGTGGGAATACAGAGTAGTAATCCAGCTTACATAAGTTCAAGGAGTCCAAGTCCTGCTCGTACTCCATCCATTGAGGAAAGATCTACAAAACGGTGCGAAGCAGATGCTGATGATTCACCTATGACTACTCCTGAATTAAAATCTGAGAAACTG GTGGAAGTGAAAGAAACAAGACGAGAAGAAGACACAAAAAGAAATGGGGAGCAGGTGGAAGAGAGAAATACTAATAATTACAAAGGGAAGCAGAGCAGTAGTAAGAGCAGGTACAGGGAAATTGGTGCAGGGTGCTTGTCATGGAGGAGTTTATGTATGAGAGAAAAAAAGCATAATAGTACTAGCTGTAAATctataaggaagaagaagaagaaaaacaacatTTTTCTTTGCCATATAAATGGATGTTAA
- the LOC104120141 gene encoding RHOMBOID-like protein 9, chloroplastic isoform X2, with protein MVLTTVLLGRVHSRGCIPQLVLPKISHVYKEKKRMHLFVSRLSHSTQRRIFWTVKSALNNQEKQLRALDSYFQKLNNRTGASSSNEIEEITGKNHQLKAEKSLKSLNDFSGKANGESKLHAFSSSDDETFEETSYFSMKMINSGGRAKKLKQYLKLKAKDIGSSNQESSSFYLIGILASLNIAVFLFETASPVRNSEIGMLSLPMVYGAKINHLILLGEWWRLLTPMFLHSGVLHIALGCWVLLSFGPQVCKAYGSFAFFLIYILGGISGNLFSFLHTPEPTVGGTGPGFALIGAWLIYQVRNKDMIGKEGMIEKAMMVTAFSFVLSNFGPIDNWAHFGAALMGIAYGYLTCPTLQLDNAASESGQKEGITLFKQYSDPCKSLLCFSVFILLLASLLLVIEPPLNSIAEAADRF; from the exons ATGGTGTTGACTACAGTATTATTGGGAAGAGTTCATAGCAGGGGATGCATTCCACAGCTAGTTTTGCCTAAAATAAGTCATGtatataaagagaaaaaaagaatgcACCTCTTTGTATCCCGGCTTTCACATAGCACTCAGAGAAGAATATTTTGGACAGTGAAATCTGCACTGAACAATCAGGAGAAGCAACTGAGAGCCTTAGATTCTTACTTCCAAAAGCTCAATAATAGAACAGGAGCTTCCTCTTCGAATGAGATAGAAGAAATAACTGGCAAAAATCATCAACTTAAAGCAGAGAAATCACTgaaatctttaaatgattttagtGGAAAAGCCAATGGAG AGTCAAAATTGCATGCTTTTTCGTCTTCTGATGACGAAACATTTGAAGAAACATCATATTTTTCCATGAAAATGATCAACAGTGGTGGCAGGGCTAAGAAACTAAAACAGTACTTGAAGTTAAAAGCTAAGGACATTGGCAGTTCAAACCAAGAATCATCTAGTTTTTACTTGAT AGGAATACTGGCTTCTCTAAACATTGCAGTTTTCCTCTTCGAGACAGCTAGTCCAGTCAGGAACTCTGAAATAGGGATGCTTTCACTTCCAATGGTATATGGAGCAAAGATAAATCATTTGATCCTACTTGGCGAATGGTGGAGACTTCTGACACCAATGTTTCTG CACTCAGGAGTCCTTCACATAGCCCTTGGTTGTTGGGTGCTTCTTAGTTTTGGGCCTCAAGTATGCAAAGCATATGGTTCATTTGCATTTTTCCTGATATATATTCTTGGAGGTATTTCTGGTAACCTATTCAGCTTTCTTCACACCCCAGAGCCAACTGTTGGAGGAACT GGACCTGGTTTTGCTTTAATAGGAGCTTGGCTCATTTATCAAGTTCGGAACAAAGACATGATAGGAAAAGAAGGCATGATTGAGAAGGCGATGATGGTCACTGCTTTCAGCTTTGTGCTTAGCAACTTTGGGCCTATAGATAACTG GGCACATTTTGGAGCAGCTTTAATGGGAATAGCATATGGTTATCTTACATGTCCAACTCTTCAACTTGACAATGCAGCTTCAGAAAGTGGACAAAAAGAAGGAATCACATTGTTTAAACAATATTCAGATCCTTGTAAATCTCTTCTTTGCTTCTCAGTCTTCATTCTGCTGCTGGCTTCCTTGCTTTTGGTAATAGAACCTCCTCTCAACTCAATAGCTGAAGCTGCAGACAGGTTCTAA
- the LOC104120141 gene encoding RHOMBOID-like protein 9, chloroplastic isoform X1 translates to MVLTTVLLGRVHSRGCIPQLVLPKISHVYKEKKRMHLFVSRLSHSTQRRIFWTVKSALNNQEKQLRALDSYFQKLNNRTGASSSNEIEEITGKNHQLKAEKSLKSLNDFSGKANGGAESKLHAFSSSDDETFEETSYFSMKMINSGGRAKKLKQYLKLKAKDIGSSNQESSSFYLIGILASLNIAVFLFETASPVRNSEIGMLSLPMVYGAKINHLILLGEWWRLLTPMFLHSGVLHIALGCWVLLSFGPQVCKAYGSFAFFLIYILGGISGNLFSFLHTPEPTVGGTGPGFALIGAWLIYQVRNKDMIGKEGMIEKAMMVTAFSFVLSNFGPIDNWAHFGAALMGIAYGYLTCPTLQLDNAASESGQKEGITLFKQYSDPCKSLLCFSVFILLLASLLLVIEPPLNSIAEAADRF, encoded by the exons ATGGTGTTGACTACAGTATTATTGGGAAGAGTTCATAGCAGGGGATGCATTCCACAGCTAGTTTTGCCTAAAATAAGTCATGtatataaagagaaaaaaagaatgcACCTCTTTGTATCCCGGCTTTCACATAGCACTCAGAGAAGAATATTTTGGACAGTGAAATCTGCACTGAACAATCAGGAGAAGCAACTGAGAGCCTTAGATTCTTACTTCCAAAAGCTCAATAATAGAACAGGAGCTTCCTCTTCGAATGAGATAGAAGAAATAACTGGCAAAAATCATCAACTTAAAGCAGAGAAATCACTgaaatctttaaatgattttagtGGAAAAGCCAATGGAG GTGCAGAGTCAAAATTGCATGCTTTTTCGTCTTCTGATGACGAAACATTTGAAGAAACATCATATTTTTCCATGAAAATGATCAACAGTGGTGGCAGGGCTAAGAAACTAAAACAGTACTTGAAGTTAAAAGCTAAGGACATTGGCAGTTCAAACCAAGAATCATCTAGTTTTTACTTGAT AGGAATACTGGCTTCTCTAAACATTGCAGTTTTCCTCTTCGAGACAGCTAGTCCAGTCAGGAACTCTGAAATAGGGATGCTTTCACTTCCAATGGTATATGGAGCAAAGATAAATCATTTGATCCTACTTGGCGAATGGTGGAGACTTCTGACACCAATGTTTCTG CACTCAGGAGTCCTTCACATAGCCCTTGGTTGTTGGGTGCTTCTTAGTTTTGGGCCTCAAGTATGCAAAGCATATGGTTCATTTGCATTTTTCCTGATATATATTCTTGGAGGTATTTCTGGTAACCTATTCAGCTTTCTTCACACCCCAGAGCCAACTGTTGGAGGAACT GGACCTGGTTTTGCTTTAATAGGAGCTTGGCTCATTTATCAAGTTCGGAACAAAGACATGATAGGAAAAGAAGGCATGATTGAGAAGGCGATGATGGTCACTGCTTTCAGCTTTGTGCTTAGCAACTTTGGGCCTATAGATAACTG GGCACATTTTGGAGCAGCTTTAATGGGAATAGCATATGGTTATCTTACATGTCCAACTCTTCAACTTGACAATGCAGCTTCAGAAAGTGGACAAAAAGAAGGAATCACATTGTTTAAACAATATTCAGATCCTTGTAAATCTCTTCTTTGCTTCTCAGTCTTCATTCTGCTGCTGGCTTCCTTGCTTTTGGTAATAGAACCTCCTCTCAACTCAATAGCTGAAGCTGCAGACAGGTTCTAA